The following proteins come from a genomic window of Maribacter algicola:
- a CDS encoding CoA-binding protein, giving the protein MDTTLVFGASLKPNRYSNLVIHRLVGNGIKTEAFGLKSGVIGGVQVKTNIEDFQNIQTITLYLNPHNQKGYYDTIIGLRPNRVIFNPGTENPEFQNLLESKGIEAQVACTLVLLATGQY; this is encoded by the coding sequence AACCAAACCGTTACAGTAATTTAGTCATTCATAGATTGGTTGGTAACGGAATTAAAACCGAAGCATTCGGTTTAAAATCTGGAGTTATCGGGGGGGTGCAAGTTAAAACCAATATCGAAGATTTCCAAAATATTCAGACCATAACTCTCTATTTAAACCCACACAATCAAAAAGGGTATTACGATACGATTATTGGGTTACGACCAAACCGGGTTATTTTTAATCCGGGTACAGAAAATCCTGAATTTCAGAACTTGCTTGAATCCAAGGGAATAGAGGCTCAAGTTGCCTGTACCTTGGTCTTGCTGGCGACCGGTCAATATTAA